A genomic window from Macaca mulatta isolate MMU2019108-1 chromosome 19, T2T-MMU8v2.0, whole genome shotgun sequence includes:
- the TECR gene encoding very-long-chain enoyl-CoA reductase, which translates to MKHYEVEILDAKTREKLCFLDKVEPHATIAEIKNLFTKTHPQWYPARQSLRLDPKGKSLKDEDILQKLPVGTTATLYFRDLGAQISWVTVFLTEYAGPLFIYLLFYFRVPFIYGHKYDFTSSRHTVVHLACICHSFHYVKRLLETLFVHRFSHGTMPLRNIFKNCTYYWGFAAWMAYYINHPLYTPPTYGAQQVKLALAIFVICQLGNFSIHMALRDLRPAGSKTRKIPYPTKNPFTWLFLLVSCPNYTYEVGSWIGFAIMTQCLPVALFSLVGFTQMTIWAKGKHRSYLKEFRDYPPLRMPIIPFLL; encoded by the exons GTGGAGATTCTGGATGCAAAGACAAGGGAGAAGCTGTGTTTCCTGGACAAG GTGGAGCCCCACGCCACCATTGCGGAGATCAAGAACCTCTTCACCAAGACCC ATCCGCAATGGTACCCCGCCCGCCAGTCCCTCCGCCTGGACCCCA AGGGCAAGTCCCTGAAGGATGAGGATATTCTACAGAAGCTGCCCGTGGGCACCACGGCCACGCTCTACTTCCGGGACCTGGGGGCCCAGATCAGCTGGGTGACG GTCTTCCTAACAGAGTACGCAGGGCCCCTTTTCATCTACCTGCTCTTCTACTTCCGAGTGCCCTTCATCTATGGCCACAAATACGACTTCACGTCCAGTCGGCACACGGTGGTGCA CCTCGCCTGCATCTGCCACTCATTCCACTACGTCAAGCGCCTGCTGGAGACGCTCTTCGTGCACCGTTTCTCCCATGGCACCATGCCTTTGCGCAACATCTTCAAG AACTGCACCTACTACTGGGGCTTCGCCGCGTGGATGGCCTATTACATCAACCACCCTCTCTACACGCCGCCTA CCTACGGAGCTCAGCAGGTGAAACTGGCGCTCGCCATCTTTGTG ATCTGCCAGCTCGGCAACTTCTCCATCCACATGGCCCTGCGGGACCTGCGGCCCGCTG GGTCCAAGACCCGGAAGATCCCATACCCCACCAAGAACCCCTTCACGTGGCTCTTCCTGCTGGTGTCCTGCCCCAACTACACCTACGAG GTGGGGTCCTGGATCGGTTTCGCCATCATGACGCAGTGTCTCCCAG TGGCCCTGTTCTCCCTGGTGGGCTTCACCCAGATGACCATCTGGGCCAAGGGCAAGCACCGCAGCTACCTGAAGGAGTTCCGGGACTATCCGCCCCTGCGCATGCCCATCATCCCCTTCCTGCTCTGA
- the NDUFB7 gene encoding NADH dehydrogenase [ubiquinone] 1 beta subcomplex subunit 7: MGAHLVRRYLGDSSVEPDPLQMPTFPPDYGLPERKEREMVATQQEMMDAQLSLQLRDYCAHYLIQLLKCKRDRFPNFLACKQEQHDWHYCEHRDYVMRMKEFERERRLLERKQRREKKAAELAKGQGPRKVDPQVAL, encoded by the exons ATGGGGGCGCACCTCGTCCGGCGCTACTTGGGCGATTCCTCGGTGGAGCCCGACCCCTTGCAGATGCCAACTTTCCCGCCCGACTACGGCTTGCCCGAACGCAAGGAGCGCG AGATGgtggccacacagcaggagatgaTGGACGCGCAGCTGAGTCTCCAGCTGCGGGACTACTGTGCCCACTACCTCATCCAGCTGCTCAAGTGCAAGCGCGACAGGTTCCCCAACTTCCTGGCCTGCAAGCAGGAGCAGCACGACTGGCACTACTGCGAGCACCGCGA CTATGTGATGCGCATGAAGGAGTTTGAGCGGGAGCGGAGGCTGCTGGAGCGAAAGCAGCGGCGGGAGAAGAAGGCGGCAGAGTTGGCCAAAGGCCAGGGACCCAGGAAAGTGGACCCCCAGGTGGCCCTGTAG